The DNA window GATAATCGCTAAAACTGGCAAACTAATAAAAAACACTTTAGTTAGTTGCGGTTCTCGAACATACGCTAAAACACAGGCTGCAACAAGCATTACAGGTGATTGAAGCATCATCCGAAGCATTTGCACCATGACATTTTGAATCTGCACAATATCATTGGTTGACCGCGTAATTAAAGATGAATCGCCAAACTCATCCATTTCACGATTCGAGAAACGTAAAACCTTATGATAGATCTGGCTTCGTAGCTTTTCACCCACCTTCATTGATTGGGTCGCCGCAAAATAAACATTTAATCCGGCGGCCACTAATCCAATCGCAGCAACAATTATCATTTTAATTCCTTCATTCCAAATCACGCCCATATCTTTTTGCACAATTCCCCGATTAACAAGATCGGCGGTAACTGTCGGCAAATATAGATCACACGAAACTTGGATTAACAGAAAGAAAATTGCACCAATTGTTGCCCAAAAGGCTAAATTTTTTCGTGCTATCCGTATCAAAACAATCCTTCCTTCATCTATTTTTAGTCATCTTGAACTATTATACAGACTTTTTAGAAAATTAGCTTTTATTCTGATAATCCCTTTGATTAACACTTTTATATAAGATCCTAAATTTCAAGAATAAGTTAGCCACTGGACTCAAATAAATAATACTGACCAATTGATTATTGGTTGATGGAGCTGTGATATCTCTTGGTAGAAGGCCTTACGATAGATATCCATTGACGAATGTCCATTAAACATAGCTCGTGGATAGTGATTCATCCAATCATTAGTCGCTATGATCTGAGCACTACTATAGTTATTTATAGCTTCACCTTTGGTAATCTCCTTGCGGAGAAACCGGTTATTGATCTCATTGGATCCACGTTCCCAAGGGGAATACGGATCAGCATAGAAAACATGATCGTGAACTTGTGTTAACTCACTAAATTCTGAACCGTTGTCAGAGGTTATTGTCTTAAAGATGCGATAGTAAGCATCTGTGCCCATTTTCTGGCGTAAATTTATAAAGAACTGATTTACTGCATGCGCAGTTTTACCAGCAATTTTACTCGTGATATTAACTCGTGAAAGGCGATCAGTCATTACTAGTACAACACTGTCATTACCGTTTTTCTGTCCCTGAACTGTATCTAGTTCCCAATGGCCAATTTCGGACCGTTGGTCCGCAGTTTGAGGTCGTTGAGCAATATTAGGCCCTAAGCACCTTTTAGCTTGCGGATGAGTTCGATGATGCTTACGTTTAGGTTTTTCAAAGAGGTCTAAATTGGACGTACGAAGCACACCCTCATTAATCCATTGATATAAAGTTACAACCGACTTTGGGATCAGGGTGCCATCATTCATTAAATCTCGAGCCTTATAAATAACCGCTTGTGGGGAGTAATGGTGGTCGTCAAACTCACCAAGCATTAGCTGATCAGCTAATCGTAAAAATTGCTTTGAAGAATAATATAAGCGACGACGACCAGAATGGCGGTGATGTTCAAGATATGTGGCCTGACCAGCTTCATAACTATAGATGTAGTAAGAATATTCGTAAATCTTACCATTAGATTTTTGACGACGAAGTTGGCGGACCGTACCACGGTTGAGCTCGTTATTAATTGTTTGATGATTAACTCCTAATTGGCGACCAATTGCGCGATTGGAAAGTCCTTGCGACTTTAAAGTCGCAATCATCACACGTTCTTCTTTAGTAAGATGAGCATTCTTTTTATGAGTAGTCAATAAACTAGTAGACATGGTATCATTTAAGTGCGTCATTTGACGGACATCCTTTCATATAGGTTTGGTTCACTTAATATGATACCTGATGTCACGCCGAATGGCGTTTTTTATTTACCACCAACTGGGTGGCTAACTTCATTCTATAATCCACCTTTTATATAAGATAGAATATTATTTGAAAGCAATTACACACTTTTGGCACATACAGAAAGAAGATAGATATTTATGGTTAAAAAAATTTTTGCTTTTAGCATCCGAAAAGATGAAGAACCTTACGTTAAAGAATGGGCTAAGGATCATCCCGAAGTAGAAGTAGAATATACGGATGAACTCTTAACTCCTGAAACTGCCGCAAAAGCTAAAGGAGCTGACGGGGTAGTCGTTTACCAACAACTTGATTACACACCAGAAACGCTACAAGCACTGGCTGACAAAGGTATTACAAAGATGTCACTACGTAATGTTGGTGTTGACAACATTGACATGGCTAAGGCAAAAGAACTTGGTTTTGAAATTACCAATGTTCCTGTTTACTCACCAAACGCAATTGCCGAACATGCTGCTATTCAAACAGCCCGAATTCTTCGCCAAACCAAGGTCTTAGATGAAAAGATTGCTAATGGCGATTTACGGTGGGCCCCAACAATTGGTCGAGAAGTGCGTGATCAAACTGTTGGTGTTATCGGAACTGGTCATATTGGACGTGTCTATATGCAAATTATGGAAGGCTTCGGTGCTAAGGTAATTGCATATGACCCATTTGAAAATCCAGAATTAAAGAAGCAAGGATATTACGTTGACAGCCTTGATGATCTATATGCTCAAGCTGATGTAATTTCTCTTCACGTTCCAGCTACCAAAGAGAACTTCCATATGATTGATAAAGACGCAATTGCTAAAATGAAAGACAATGTTGTAATTGTTAACTGTTCACGAGGTGCATTAGTTGATACTGATGCTGTAATCGAAGGACTTGATAGCGGAAAGATCTTTGGCTTTATCATGGACACTTACGAAGATGAAGTTGGAATCTTTAATGAAGATTGGCGTGGCAAGGAGTTCCCTGACAAGCGACTTAAAGACCTTATTGATCGTTCAAACGTCCTTGTTACTCCACATACAGCTTTCTATACTACTCATGCTGTCCGCAACATGGTTCTTAATGCCTTTGACAATAACCTTAAATTAATTAATGGTGAAGAAGATGATACACCGGTTAAAGTTGGTTAATAATTATTAATCTTTCTTAAAAAGCTCGACTATTAGTGCAAAACTAATAATCGAGCTTTTTTTGTTCACTAAACTAGTGCCGTTTGTAAAGCACACGCAAGAAGGCCCCCAACAATTGGACCACACATTGGAACCCATGCATACCACCATTCTGAAACACCCTTATTAGGAACTGGCAAAATAGTATATGCTAAACGTGGTGACCAATCACGAGCTGGGTTTAAGGCAAAGCCAGTAGTTGTCCCGAGACATGTACCAACAACTGCAATAACCATTCCTACGATAAATGGCTTCAATCCCTGCGTAAAGTTGCCAAGATTTAATAAGATGAAAATAAATGCAAAGGTCGCAATCACTTCTGAGAAAAAGTTAAAAATTGGGCTATTTATCGCTGGACGAGTAGCAAAAATACCAACATTATTTCCTTCTTCTTCATTTGGGGTTGCTTTAAATTGTGGATAGAATTGAACAATTACTAATACTGCTCCAACAAACGCACCAAGAAATTGACCAAGTAAGTAAGGTATAACGTTACTCCATGGGAATAAGCCAAAAATAGCAAAAGGAATTGTTACAGCAGGATTTAAGTGCCCTAATGAACCCAGAAATCCTGCAACATAAACTCCCATTGTAACTGCTAAGCCCCATGAAATACAGATAAACCACCAGCCACTTTGTTTCCCATATGTTTTATTCAAACTATTACCAGCACAACATCCTGCTCCTAATAGGATTAAAACCATGGTGCCAAAAAATTCGCCAATAAATCCATGCATGTCTAAACACCAACCTTTTTATATTATTCCCAAATTGTAT is part of the Limosilactobacillus reuteri genome and encodes:
- a CDS encoding IS30 family transposase gives rise to the protein MTHLNDTMSTSLLTTHKKNAHLTKEERVMIATLKSQGLSNRAIGRQLGVNHQTINNELNRGTVRQLRRQKSNGKIYEYSYYIYSYEAGQATYLEHHRHSGRRRLYYSSKQFLRLADQLMLGEFDDHHYSPQAVIYKARDLMNDGTLIPKSVVTLYQWINEGVLRTSNLDLFEKPKRKHHRTHPQAKRCLGPNIAQRPQTADQRSEIGHWELDTVQGQKNGNDSVVLVMTDRLSRVNITSKIAGKTAHAVNQFFINLRQKMGTDAYYRIFKTITSDNGSEFSELTQVHDHVFYADPYSPWERGSNEINNRFLRKEITKGEAINNYSSAQIIATNDWMNHYPRAMFNGHSSMDIYRKAFYQEISQLHQPIINWSVLFI
- a CDS encoding D-2-hydroxyacid dehydrogenase, giving the protein MVKKIFAFSIRKDEEPYVKEWAKDHPEVEVEYTDELLTPETAAKAKGADGVVVYQQLDYTPETLQALADKGITKMSLRNVGVDNIDMAKAKELGFEITNVPVYSPNAIAEHAAIQTARILRQTKVLDEKIANGDLRWAPTIGREVRDQTVGVIGTGHIGRVYMQIMEGFGAKVIAYDPFENPELKKQGYYVDSLDDLYAQADVISLHVPATKENFHMIDKDAIAKMKDNVVIVNCSRGALVDTDAVIEGLDSGKIFGFIMDTYEDEVGIFNEDWRGKEFPDKRLKDLIDRSNVLVTPHTAFYTTHAVRNMVLNAFDNNLKLINGEEDDTPVKVG
- a CDS encoding MIP/aquaporin family protein — translated: MHGFIGEFFGTMVLILLGAGCCAGNSLNKTYGKQSGWWFICISWGLAVTMGVYVAGFLGSLGHLNPAVTIPFAIFGLFPWSNVIPYLLGQFLGAFVGAVLVIVQFYPQFKATPNEEEGNNVGIFATRPAINSPIFNFFSEVIATFAFIFILLNLGNFTQGLKPFIVGMVIAVVGTCLGTTTGFALNPARDWSPRLAYTILPVPNKGVSEWWYAWVPMCGPIVGGLLACALQTALV